One Cryptomeria japonica chromosome 9, Sugi_1.0, whole genome shotgun sequence genomic window carries:
- the LOC131062789 gene encoding uncharacterized protein LOC131062789, whose translation MQPWKIGLAVAMPAAVAIACILYMVYYRSSHKKQIPNVATRPTTKPSLNPNVRHSKRVANVWRDNYSYSNHYLVKAFTWKDHPSLIAEVVDNGWASFGFTKTRAPSSPGNLWGLYNRFSHRGGIEAEISWEMESGAEYLQKIRFNPGSATKKNMNLLQPVQSVKAALPLPGPSLGDLSFPQEAYFEITLLAENGVEDKSICLSKSFGEADNTKLISQPFRSGDHLQSVISEMTPSNLNVDLEANNKAVGVAKMGSGSSSKDTHCQFSSLDPAGNPKVISLGFAIGGTALYRLPGSERGSVGFHSTGFVFLNGMVHLDDKQEQHKPASTKRTWGYLNSVIGCGFDPANRRVFFTLNGEQVYSLTCNSVEFLHPMYPTIAANYDVTVLVNFGQRQFDYLPANGQRMANPCLRKQLQNNSVKFASRSVYDDSGDLFSMGRIDAQWRESIEDSNSDMQHKHLYSEADSEFFEIVLDENIK comes from the exons ATGCAGCCATGGAAGATAGGATTGGCAGTAGCCATGCCAGCTGCTGTAGCCATTGCCTGCATCCTGTACATGGTATATTATAGGAGTTCTCACAAGAAACAAATTCCTAACGTAGCCACAAGGCCCACAACTAAGCCTTCCCTGAACCCTAATGTGAGACACAGTAAGCGAGTTGCAAATGTATGGAGGGACAATTACAGTTACAGTAATCACTATCTTGTTAAGGCCTTCACTTGGAAAGACCACCCATCGCTGATTGCAGAGGTGGTTGATAATGGGTGGGCCAGTTTTGGGTTTACGAAGACACGCGCTCCTTCTTCTCCTGGTAACTTGTGGGGTCTCTACAACCGTTTTTCCCATAGAGGAGGGATTGAAGCTGAGATCAGCTGGGAAATGGAGTCAGGGGCTGAGTACTTGCAGAAGATTAGGTTCAACCCAGGGTCAGCCACAAAGAAGAACATGAATTTGTTGCAGCCGGTTCAATCTGTGAAGGCTGCATTGCCTCTACCAGGTCCCTCATTGGGAGACCTCTCATTTCCTCAGGAAgcttattttgaaattacattatTGGCAGAGAATGGTGTCGAGGATAAAAGCATATGTTTGTCGAAGAGTTTTGGAGAGGCTGACAATACGAAACTCATATCGCAGCCATTCAGATCAGGGGACCATTTGCAGTCTGTGATCTCTGAAATGACACCCTCAAATCTCAATGTTGATTTGGAGGCCAATAATAAGGCGGTTGGTGTGGCAAAAATGGGTTCCGGGAGCAGTTCTAAGGACACTCATTGTCAATTCAGTAGCCTGGATCCTGCGGGCAATCCTAAGGTTATATCTCTGGGGTTTGCAATTGGTGGGACTGCTCTTTACCGGCTACCAGGTAGCGAGCGAGGGTCTGTTGGCTTTCATTCAACTGGATTTGTCTTCCTAAATG GGATGGTTCATCTAGATGATAAACAAGAACAGCATAAACCCGCTTCTACAAAGCGGACTTGGGGGTATTTAAACAGTGTCATCGGGTGTGGTTTTGATCCTGCAAACAGGAGAGTTTTCTTTACATTGAATGGTGAACAGGTTTATTCTCTGACATGCAATTCAGTTGAGTTCCTTCATCCTATGTATCCAACAATTGCGGCCAATTATGATGTGACTGTGTTAGTCAATTTTGGTCAAAGACAGTTTGATTACTTGCCTGCCAATGGCCAAAGGATGGCCAATCCTTGCTTGAGGAAACAACTGCAAAATAATTCTGTAAAATTTGCTTCAAGATCTGTTTATGACGACAGTGGTGATCTTTTCTCAATGGGTAGAATTGATGCACAGTGGCGAGAAAGTATTGAGGATTCCAATTCAGATATGCAGCACAAACACCTATATTCTGAGGCTGACTcagaattttttgagattgttctTGATGAAAACATTAAATAG